The sequence ATAAGATTTAAGGAGGGTGTAAAATGAATATAGGGGTGATAGGATTTGGAAGAAGGGCAAAAGGATTTATATATGGTGCTTTAAAAGAGGTAGAACCAGATATCCGTATTACAGGGATGATTGACCCTGATGAAAAGGGAGTAAAAGAACGGCTTTCAGAAGAAGATAGAGAAAGGGTGGTATTTTATAAAACAGTGGATGAAATGGTAAGAAAGGCAAAGCCAGATGCAATAGTTATCGGAACAAGATGTAACCTCCATACTCCCTATGCAATACAGGTAGCAAAGTATGATATACCTCTTTTTCTTGAAAAGCCGGTTGCCATTGATATGAAACAGGCAATTGCACTTGAAAAGGCATTTGAGAAGTCAAGGTGCAGGGTGGTGGTAAGTTTTCCCTTAAGGGTCTCTCCTCTCTGTGCCTTTACAAGAGAAATTATAGAAAAAGGTGGTATAGGAGAGCCAGTGCATATTATGGCATGGAACTATGTATCTTATGGTGCTGTTTACTGGGAACAGGAGTACCGCAATTATAAGATTACGCAGGGACTTTTCTTACAGAAGGCAACCCATGACTTTGACTATATTATGTATCTTATGGGTATGCCTATTATAAAGATAGGGGCAATGGCAACATTTCAGAAGGTATACGGTGGGAAAAAGCCATCGGGTCTGAGATGTTCACAGTGTAATGAAACAGAGACATGTCTTGAGAGTCCTGAGAATAGAAATAGGAGCAAGTCCGATCATGGAAATGACCATCTCTGTGTTTATAGTATTGACTGTGGTTCTGTAGAAACAGGAACAAATGAGGATGCATCCAGTGCAATATTTGAGTTTCCTTCAGGTGCACATGGTATATATACTCAGGTATTTTTTACAAAGAGGGATGCCCATGCTCGGGGTTCAACTGTAAGCGGGTATATGGGGACAATTAAGTTTGACTGGTATGAAAACCAGATAAAATATACAAGGCACCATAAACCTTTTACAGATACAGTAAAAACAGATTCTGGACTTTCACATTTTGGTGGAGATATTGAACTTGCGAGAGACCTTGTAAAACTTGTGAAGGATAGTAAGTATAAATCACGTACCCCAATAGAAACAGGGCTGGCGAGTGTATATGTCTGCCTTGCTGCGAAGGAGTCATATCAGAAAGGCAAGTTTGTGAAAGTGAGACAGGTAGGACAGATAAGGTAAGGAAACTACTTTTTCATCCTTAACCTCTCTATAAGAGGAATAGATAATTTAAAAGGCGATGCTGGTAAACTGTAAAAAAGCCATAACTTTTTCCACTCTGTAAGTAATTTTTCAGCGGTTTTTTTGTCTTTTATTATAATCAGGCATTCTGTATTCTTTTTTGCAGAGGTTGTAGGGTTGTAGGAACCGGTTATAACCGTTTCTCCATCAATGATAAAAAGTTTATCATGAAGGAGACCAGCAAGGTTGCTTTTTTTTAGTTTACAACCGTAGTAAGAGAGAGGATAGAAGAAAGAATAGGGTTCTATACCTGATGCATCCATTATTCCGTATACCTTCACACCGGTAAATTTTTTAAGTATAATTGCCCTTGCAATTTTTTCTGATGTAAAACGGTAATGCGCAAAATGTATGGTGTCTCTTGCTTTTGAAAGCTCATTAACTATAATGGATTCACAGTCGGTATCAGGCGAGAAATATATCCTGTATATACTGTCTTCATATACTTCCTCAAAAGGAGTATCTTGCCACCACGCAAGGAATTTCTTGTTGAAAAATTCTGCTATTTTTGGGTCCTGTATAAGTAAAAAATGGTTGTGATGAAGATGCAGTCCATCGTCTGTAAAATTTCCTGAACCAATAAGTACCGAGATACCATCAACAGTTATAAATTTAGGATGGAATAAACCGGATTTTTGATATACCTTTACTATATTTTTCGGTAGATTTTTATAATCTCTCTCAGTAAGGACTTTTATTACTATTCTTTCTTTATTCTTTTTGATAAGTTCTATCATTTTTCCCGATGAAATAGAGTAACCCGCTATATACACAGAACTTTTTGCGTTTTCAATAAGGGAAAGTAGTATTTTGTCTGTTTTACTATTTGGGGTAAAATAGAGAGCAGGCAGGTTTTTAGAAAAAACCATCTGTAAAAAGAAAAAGAAGATTAAATATTTTTTCATAAAATTATTTTAACATAACAAAGGAGAAGAATATGAAAGCAGCGGTCTATTACGGGATAAAAGATATAAGGGTAGAGGATGTAAAAATACCTATATGTGGTAAAGATGAGATTAAAATAAAGGTCCATTATTGTGCTATATGCGGGACAGATGTAAGGATATATCTTTCAGGACATAAAAAGGTTGTTCCACCTGCTATTATAGGACATGAGATTACAGGCGTGATAGAAGAGATTGGTTCAGATGTAAGGTATCCTGAACCATTGAAAAAAGGGGATAAGGTAACAACCGCTACTTCTATTGGATGTGGAAAATGTAAGATGTGTAGTAAAGGTTTTTATAATCTCTGTCCTGATACAAAAGCAATTGGATATTTCTATCCCGGTGGTTATGCTGAATACCTTACAATCCCTGACCCAGCAGTCAATCAGCAGGCAGTGGTTAAACTTCCTGAAAACATCTCTCTTAAAGAAGGGGCACTGATAGAAGCACTTTCCTGTGCAATTAATGCACAGAGTTATCTCAATATAGGTAAGGGAGATAATGTAGTGATATATGGCGGTGGTCCTATCGGGTTTATGCATGCTGTACTTGCTTATGCAGAAGGTGCAACAAAGGTGATAATGGTAGACCCAGCATATGAACGACTTGAGAGATTTGGGAAAAACTTCGGAGATATTATCCTTCTTGACCCGAGAAAGGTAAGTGTAAAAGATGAGATAAAAAAACTTACAGATGGTTATGGAGCAGATGTGGTAATTACTGCCTGCCCTGCAAAACAGGCACAGGTAGAAGGGATTGAAATACTCGGTTCAAAAGGAAGGATTAGTTTATTTGGCGGACTTCCAAAGGATGATTCCTTTATCAATATAGATTCTAACCTTATCCACTACAAAGAACTTTCTGTCTTTGGTGCTTTCGCTTCTAACAGGAGGGATTTTATTAAAGCAGCACAACTTATATCAGAGAAAAAAATAGATGCAGAAAAGTTTATCTCCTCTGTTGTGCCACTGGAAAGGATAAATGAAGGGATAGAGAGGGTAAGAAGTGGTGAGGTGTTAAAGTGTGTGGTTGAAATTAATAAGGGATGAGAGAACATAAAGAGTTTATAAAAGAGACACTGAAACTTGCAGAAAGAGGAAAAGGGCTTGTCAGTCCAAATCCAATGGTAGGAGCACTTATAGTAAAAGGTTCTCGTATCATAGGTAAGGGCTGGCATAAGGCATTTGGATTACCACATGCAGAGATAGAGGCGATAAAGGATGCAAAAGATAAGGTAAAAGGAGCAACCCTTTATGTAAATCTTGAACCATGCTGTCATTATGGTAAGACACCTCCCTGCACAAAGGCAATCATAGAGGCAGGAATAAAAGAGGTTATATGTGCAATGGAAGACCCCAACCTACTGGTATCAGGTAAGGGTATTGAACAACTTGAAGAGAGTGGAATTACTGTCAGGGAAGGTATTTTAAGCGAAGAAGCGGAAAAATTAAACAGAGCATATATTACATATATTACTAAAAGAAGACCTTACATTATATTAAAATGGGCGCAGACACTGGATGGCAAGATAGCAACAGGAAAGGGGAGTTCAAAATGGATTACAGAAAAGGAAGCGAGGGATTTTGTAAAAAATATGAGGTTTGAGGTGGATGGTATTGTTGTAGGCATAAATACTGTAATAGAAGACAATCCCTCTCTTGATTATATAGTGCCCTCCTATCAGACAAAAAAAGATATTTTGGGAAGAAAGCGATACTGGAAGATAGTAATAGACCCGTATCTTAAAGTTTCTGAAGAATGTAGAATATGGGAAAACCCGAACAGTAAGGTTCTAATGGTTGTTTCAGATAGGGTGACAGAGGAAAGGGTGAGGTATCTTCTGGATAAAAAAGGATGTGAGGTTATAAAAGTCCCTGATGAAGATGGAAAGTTGAACCTTAAAGTATTGATGGAAGAACTTTATAAGAGAGAGATAGGTATTATTATGGTAGAGGGCGGAGGATATACTCTCACTTCATTCTGGGAAGAAAAACTTGTAGATGAAGTGATGATTTTTACAGGGAATAAAATCCTCGGTGGTGAAAACTCGATTTCTCCTATAGGCGGAAGAGATAAGAAATGTATTTCTGAAGCAGTGAGGGTGGATTATTATGAGACAAAAATGATAGGGGATGATTTCTTTATAAGAGGTAAGGTATGTTTTCAGGGATAATTGAAGAAGTGGGCAGGATAAAAAAAATAGTTCCATCAGGTGGAGTGAGTGTATATGAAATTTCTGGAGAAAAGATTTTTGATGAGATTAAGGAAGGAGATAGTATATCTGTTAATGGGGTATGTCTGACAGTGGAAAAAATAAACAGAAATATATTTGGTGTTTCATTAAGCAGACAGACATTGAAGGAAACCAATCTCTCTGATGCAAGGGTGGGGGACTATGTAAACCTTGAAAGGGCTATAAGATTAGGAGATAGGGTAGGGGGGCATATACTTACAGGTCATATTGATTTTAAAACACCACTAAAATATTTTTATAAAGATGGAAAGAGTGGAATGATAGGATTTTATATTCCAGAAAAGTTCCAGAGATATGTGGTTTTTCGTGGTTCTATAGGTGTTGATGGTATCTCTCTTACAGTCGCAGAGTTGAAGGGAAGAGAGATAAAAATTTTTGTTGTTCCTTACACCATAGACCATACAAATATAAAATACCGCAGACCGGGGGATATGTTAAATATAGAGATGGATATTACAGCAAAATATATAGAGAAGATGAAATGAATAGTAAAATTTTCAGTTCCATTGAAGAAGCGATAAAGGATATTAAAGCAGGAAAATTTATCGTTGTGGTGGATGATGAAGCGAGAGAGAATGAAGGAGACCTTGTAATGGCATCTGAGAAGGTAACTCCAGAAGATATAAACTTTATGGCAAGATATGCGCGGGGACTTATATGTGTCGGACTTACATCAGAAAGAATAGAAGAACTGAAACTCCCTCCTATGTCTCCTGATAATACTGCACTCCATAGAACCGACTTTACTGTTTCCGTTGACCCGGCAAAAGGAGGAACAACTGGTATCTCTGCAGCGGACAGGGCTCTAACAGTGAAACTGCTTATAGACAGAAATACCAAGCCAGAAGACCTCGCAAGACCTGGTCATATATTTCCTATCAGGGCAAAGGATGGTGGAGTGCTTGTAAGAGCAGGGCATACAGAAGCAGCAGTGGATATAGCACGACTTGCTGGTCTTTATCCTTCAGGGGTGCTATGTGAGATAATGAGAGATGATGGAACAATGGCAAGGGTTCCTGACCTTATAAAATTTGCAAAGAAGCATAATCTCAAGATAATTACTATAAAAGACCTGATTGAATACAGAAGGAAAAGAGAAAAACTTATTGAAAAGGTCTTAT comes from bacterium and encodes:
- a CDS encoding riboflavin synthase; this translates as MFSGIIEEVGRIKKIVPSGGVSVYEISGEKIFDEIKEGDSISVNGVCLTVEKINRNIFGVSLSRQTLKETNLSDARVGDYVNLERAIRLGDRVGGHILTGHIDFKTPLKYFYKDGKSGMIGFYIPEKFQRYVVFRGSIGVDGISLTVAELKGREIKIFVVPYTIDHTNIKYRRPGDMLNIEMDITAKYIEKMK
- a CDS encoding bifunctional 3,4-dihydroxy-2-butanone-4-phosphate synthase/GTP cyclohydrolase II, whose protein sequence is MFSSIEEAIKDIKAGKFIVVVDDEARENEGDLVMASEKVTPEDINFMARYARGLICVGLTSERIEELKLPPMSPDNTALHRTDFTVSVDPAKGGTTGISAADRALTVKLLIDRNTKPEDLARPGHIFPIRAKDGGVLVRAGHTEAAVDIARLAGLYPSGVLCEIMRDDGTMARVPDLIKFAKKHNLKIITIKDLIEYRRKREKLIEKVLSVNLPTDYGRFKLILYKDKIEENPHLAIVKGNLKLKNKDDSILVRVHSQCLTGDIFHSLRCDCGRQMEKALKMIEDEGRGVLIYLPQEGRGIGLENKLRAYYLQERKKLDTVEANLHLGFPDDLRDYGIGAQILVDLGLTRIRLLTNNPRKVVGLEGYGIEIVKRIPIVVKYTSHSKKYIEAKKKKLGHMI
- a CDS encoding Gfo/Idh/MocA family oxidoreductase is translated as MNIGVIGFGRRAKGFIYGALKEVEPDIRITGMIDPDEKGVKERLSEEDRERVVFYKTVDEMVRKAKPDAIVIGTRCNLHTPYAIQVAKYDIPLFLEKPVAIDMKQAIALEKAFEKSRCRVVVSFPLRVSPLCAFTREIIEKGGIGEPVHIMAWNYVSYGAVYWEQEYRNYKITQGLFLQKATHDFDYIMYLMGMPIIKIGAMATFQKVYGGKKPSGLRCSQCNETETCLESPENRNRSKSDHGNDHLCVYSIDCGSVETGTNEDASSAIFEFPSGAHGIYTQVFFTKRDAHARGSTVSGYMGTIKFDWYENQIKYTRHHKPFTDTVKTDSGLSHFGGDIELARDLVKLVKDSKYKSRTPIETGLASVYVCLAAKESYQKGKFVKVRQVGQIR
- a CDS encoding zinc-dependent dehydrogenase; translation: MKAAVYYGIKDIRVEDVKIPICGKDEIKIKVHYCAICGTDVRIYLSGHKKVVPPAIIGHEITGVIEEIGSDVRYPEPLKKGDKVTTATSIGCGKCKMCSKGFYNLCPDTKAIGYFYPGGYAEYLTIPDPAVNQQAVVKLPENISLKEGALIEALSCAINAQSYLNIGKGDNVVIYGGGPIGFMHAVLAYAEGATKVIMVDPAYERLERFGKNFGDIILLDPRKVSVKDEIKKLTDGYGADVVITACPAKQAQVEGIEILGSKGRISLFGGLPKDDSFINIDSNLIHYKELSVFGAFASNRRDFIKAAQLISEKKIDAEKFISSVVPLERINEGIERVRSGEVLKCVVEINKG
- a CDS encoding phospholipase D-like domain-containing protein gives rise to the protein MKKYLIFFFFLQMVFSKNLPALYFTPNSKTDKILLSLIENAKSSVYIAGYSISSGKMIELIKKNKERIVIKVLTERDYKNLPKNIVKVYQKSGLFHPKFITVDGISVLIGSGNFTDDGLHLHHNHFLLIQDPKIAEFFNKKFLAWWQDTPFEEVYEDSIYRIYFSPDTDCESIIVNELSKARDTIHFAHYRFTSEKIARAIILKKFTGVKVYGIMDASGIEPYSFFYPLSYYGCKLKKSNLAGLLHDKLFIIDGETVITGSYNPTTSAKKNTECLIIIKDKKTAEKLLTEWKKLWLFYSLPASPFKLSIPLIERLRMKK
- the ribD gene encoding bifunctional diaminohydroxyphosphoribosylaminopyrimidine deaminase/5-amino-6-(5-phosphoribosylamino)uracil reductase RibD; this encodes MREHKEFIKETLKLAERGKGLVSPNPMVGALIVKGSRIIGKGWHKAFGLPHAEIEAIKDAKDKVKGATLYVNLEPCCHYGKTPPCTKAIIEAGIKEVICAMEDPNLLVSGKGIEQLEESGITVREGILSEEAEKLNRAYITYITKRRPYIILKWAQTLDGKIATGKGSSKWITEKEARDFVKNMRFEVDGIVVGINTVIEDNPSLDYIVPSYQTKKDILGRKRYWKIVIDPYLKVSEECRIWENPNSKVLMVVSDRVTEERVRYLLDKKGCEVIKVPDEDGKLNLKVLMEELYKREIGIIMVEGGGYTLTSFWEEKLVDEVMIFTGNKILGGENSISPIGGRDKKCISEAVRVDYYETKMIGDDFFIRGKVCFQG